In Leptodesmis sichuanensis A121, the following are encoded in one genomic region:
- a CDS encoding transporter substrate-binding protein, with protein MVRVGILHSLTGSMAISEHSLVDAVLMAIAEISEAGGVLGQIIEPVIEDGASESQEFVRKAEKLLQQDQVVTMFGCWTSASRKAIVPLVEAANSLLWYPVQYEGLEASKNVFYFGCCPNQQVEPAVAWLLRHHGDRFYLLGSNYVFPRTIHKMIHSQLQQAGGTVVGETYVPLGSKAFEPILQEILQAKPDVIFNTLNGDSNLAFYRAYREAGCAPETLPVMAVSVAEPELQSMAIDAAGTYASWSYFQSLPGTQNQQFVTAFRARYGHDRVTSDPIAAAYSQVHAWKQAVETAQSFATAAVRQAAYGQLLETPGGQIQIERNHHVQKSCLIGKVLTSGQFEVVYQSDRPIPPLPWLGVEHCTDIPNQTLVIDLLAEGVQSNHYLCELEQQSHTLEATLAQLQQETQERQQAEAELRTMFTAMDDFVSIFDQQGRYLKILSTDSSLYNPDLERIGKTVDEILPPEQAALHLSCIQQALRTQQTVSLDYHLMMGHEQRRYSAKVSPLSDTTVIWVARDISDLERATLELQQTEARNRALLEVIPDLIMRINREGTYLDFVPPTNFTMIGKEDLIGKSEYEVMPPEISQQRMHYIHKALDTRELQIFEYSLNIDGTLSHEEARIIPCGPDEVLVIVRDISDRKRMEAERNQAEAALALAHAEILALNEQLKAENLRMSAELEVSRRLQQMVLPKESELNAIDQLDIAGFMEPADEVGGDYYDVLQQNGRIQIGIGDVTGHGLESGVVMLMVQASVRALIANGETDRTKLLNTVNRIIYDNTKRMRSPRNMTLALLEYESGVLRLTGQHEELIIVRQNGDIEKIDTLELGFPLGLELDITRFVAEKKVFLNSGDVAVLYTDGITEAMNFSKEQYGLERLYQVIQEHRDCASEVIRKAIIKDLMTHIGEQKVFDDITVVVLKQK; from the coding sequence ATGGTTCGTGTGGGTATCTTGCATTCTTTAACGGGTTCTATGGCCATTAGTGAACACTCGTTAGTGGATGCGGTGCTGATGGCGATCGCGGAAATTAGCGAGGCCGGAGGAGTGCTGGGACAGATCATTGAGCCTGTGATTGAAGATGGGGCATCTGAGAGCCAGGAATTTGTCCGTAAAGCTGAGAAATTGCTGCAACAGGATCAGGTGGTCACGATGTTTGGTTGCTGGACTTCCGCCAGTCGTAAGGCCATTGTGCCTCTGGTGGAAGCCGCTAATAGTCTGCTCTGGTATCCCGTGCAGTACGAAGGGTTAGAAGCGTCTAAAAATGTCTTTTATTTTGGGTGTTGCCCCAATCAGCAAGTCGAACCTGCTGTGGCCTGGTTGTTGCGGCATCACGGCGATCGCTTTTATTTGCTGGGATCCAATTATGTGTTTCCTCGCACCATTCATAAAATGATTCACTCCCAACTGCAGCAGGCTGGGGGCACCGTGGTGGGTGAAACCTACGTTCCTCTGGGTAGCAAAGCGTTTGAGCCGATTTTGCAAGAGATTCTGCAAGCAAAACCGGATGTTATTTTTAACACCTTGAATGGAGACAGCAACCTGGCCTTCTACCGGGCCTACCGGGAGGCAGGCTGCGCACCGGAGACGTTACCCGTGATGGCGGTGAGTGTCGCAGAACCCGAATTGCAAAGTATGGCTATTGATGCGGCAGGGACTTACGCCAGTTGGAGCTATTTTCAAAGTTTACCTGGGACTCAAAACCAGCAGTTTGTCACTGCCTTTCGCGCCAGGTATGGGCACGATCGCGTCACCAGTGATCCAATAGCTGCGGCCTACAGTCAGGTTCACGCCTGGAAACAAGCAGTAGAAACGGCTCAAAGTTTTGCCACGGCTGCAGTGCGTCAGGCGGCCTATGGTCAGCTTTTAGAAACGCCAGGGGGACAAATTCAGATTGAACGCAATCATCATGTCCAAAAGTCCTGTTTGATCGGCAAGGTGTTAACCAGTGGCCAATTTGAGGTGGTTTATCAGAGCGATCGGCCCATTCCACCCCTCCCCTGGTTAGGGGTGGAGCACTGTACTGATATTCCCAATCAAACCTTGGTCATCGATCTTCTGGCAGAAGGGGTTCAGAGCAACCATTATCTTTGTGAACTGGAGCAGCAATCTCATACCCTGGAAGCAACCCTGGCGCAATTGCAGCAAGAAACTCAGGAACGCCAACAGGCAGAGGCAGAGTTGCGAACCATGTTTACAGCCATGGATGATTTTGTCAGCATCTTCGATCAGCAGGGGCGTTATCTCAAAATTCTGTCCACCGACTCCAGTTTATACAACCCAGATTTGGAGCGGATCGGCAAAACGGTTGACGAGATTTTACCACCAGAGCAGGCTGCTCTCCACCTCAGTTGCATTCAACAGGCACTGCGTACCCAGCAAACGGTGAGTTTGGACTACCATCTGATGATGGGGCATGAACAACGTCGGTACTCTGCCAAGGTGTCGCCCCTGTCTGATACCACTGTGATCTGGGTAGCGCGGGATATTAGCGACCTGGAGCGTGCCACCTTAGAACTGCAACAAACGGAGGCCAGAAATCGGGCATTACTGGAGGTCATCCCCGACCTGATTATGCGTATCAACCGGGAGGGAACTTATCTGGACTTCGTGCCACCCACCAATTTCACCATGATCGGGAAAGAAGACCTGATTGGTAAGAGCGAATACGAGGTCATGCCGCCAGAAATTTCCCAGCAGCGGATGCATTATATTCATAAAGCCCTGGATACACGGGAATTACAAATTTTTGAGTATTCCCTGAACATTGATGGCACCCTGTCTCACGAAGAAGCCCGGATCATTCCCTGTGGGCCGGATGAAGTGTTGGTGATTGTGCGCGATATTAGCGATCGCAAGCGAATGGAAGCAGAACGCAATCAGGCGGAAGCCGCCCTGGCCTTGGCCCATGCAGAAATTCTGGCTTTGAATGAACAACTGAAGGCAGAGAATTTGCGGATGAGTGCAGAGTTAGAAGTGAGCCGTCGGCTGCAACAAATGGTATTGCCCAAGGAATCGGAATTAAACGCGATCGATCAATTAGACATTGCGGGCTTTATGGAACCTGCGGATGAAGTCGGCGGCGATTACTATGATGTCCTGCAACAAAATGGCCGGATTCAAATCGGCATTGGAGATGTCACGGGGCATGGTTTAGAAAGCGGAGTTGTCATGCTGATGGTACAAGCCTCGGTGCGAGCATTAATCGCGAATGGGGAAACCGATCGCACTAAACTCCTGAATACGGTCAACCGAATTATTTATGACAATACCAAGCGGATGCGATCGCCCAGAAATATGACGCTGGCTCTTCTGGAATACGAGTCTGGAGTGCTGCGGTTAACGGGACAGCACGAAGAATTAATTATTGTCAGACAAAATGGTGATATTGAAAAGATTGATACTCTGGAACTGGGATTTCCATTAGGTCTAGAACTGGATATCACTCGCTTTGTTGCCGAGAAAAAAGTTTTTCTGAACTCTGGTGATGTAGCCGTTTTGTATACAGATGGAATTACGGAAGCTATGAATTTTAGTAAAGAACAGTATGGTCTAGAGCGATTGTATCAGGTGATTCAGGAGCACCGAGATTGTGCTTCCGAAGTCATCCGCAAAGCAATTATTAAAGACTTAATGACTCACATCGGAGAGCAAAAAGTGTTTGATGATATTACGGTGGTCGTTCTCAAGCAGAAATAG
- a CDS encoding diguanylate cyclase: MVESERLTTQEVQLLIENERLRHENEALKRENQDLQLALSTTAQHGDVIELELHETNQRLKAEVVERQRAQATLQALIELISQQKQDLEVIVQTIMEHGDVLDTQWHQKLHEATLLATYDGLTQIANRRRFDDYLEQQWKQMARERSPLAILLCDIDHFKEYNDTYGHLAGDDCLKQVAQTLSSSLKRPSDLVARYGGEEFAAILPQTNLEGALKVAEFMQMAIQQLQVPHAQSPVTSHITLSIGVASTIPLPQNPATTLLDMADHALYLAKQRGRNQIVY, encoded by the coding sequence ATGGTAGAAAGCGAACGGCTGACAACTCAAGAGGTGCAGCTTTTGATAGAAAATGAACGGCTCCGTCACGAAAACGAAGCCTTGAAGAGGGAAAATCAAGATTTGCAGCTTGCTCTTTCTACGACGGCTCAGCACGGAGATGTGATTGAGTTGGAGTTGCACGAAACTAACCAGAGACTGAAGGCCGAGGTCGTTGAACGGCAACGGGCACAGGCCACCTTACAGGCTCTAATTGAATTGATTAGCCAACAAAAACAGGATCTGGAAGTGATTGTACAAACCATTATGGAGCACGGAGATGTGCTGGATACCCAGTGGCATCAAAAGCTACATGAAGCAACCCTGTTAGCGACCTATGATGGCTTAACTCAGATTGCCAACCGTCGTCGATTTGATGATTACCTGGAACAACAGTGGAAACAAATGGCCCGTGAGCGATCGCCCCTAGCCATCCTGCTGTGTGATATTGATCACTTCAAGGAATACAACGACACGTATGGTCACCTGGCGGGAGATGATTGTTTGAAGCAGGTCGCTCAGACCCTCTCTAGCTCCCTCAAACGTCCATCTGATCTGGTTGCCCGATACGGTGGCGAAGAATTTGCCGCTATCCTACCTCAGACCAACTTAGAGGGAGCCTTGAAAGTGGCTGAGTTTATGCAAATGGCAATTCAGCAGTTGCAAGTGCCCCATGCTCAATCTCCAGTCACTTCCCACATCACATTGAGTATTGGGGTGGCCAGTACCATTCCCCTACCCCAAAACCCCGCCACCACCCTGTTAGACATGGCCGATCATGCGCTTTACCTTGCCAAACAACGTGGCAGGAATCAGATTGTCTACTAG
- a CDS encoding slr1658 superfamily regulator: MTQTISTQTFGEFAQEIPASEEYLTMNFSPSSAPRKRRWSNYGLSADFLGDYFAAFFPGDTVEDSPLNRRETVKAAVSYIANELLENAVKYSDEVAKRPISISLYLYEDKIIFQSINHTSPAIADKYCRFIQQVLTSDLDELYTQQLEQTALGSGESNMGLLTMMNDYAARFGWQFQTSDSIPDTVQVNVLVHLDI, encoded by the coding sequence ATGACTCAAACGATCAGTACTCAGACTTTTGGAGAATTTGCCCAGGAGATACCCGCTAGCGAGGAATATCTCACCATGAACTTTTCACCCAGTTCCGCTCCCCGTAAACGCCGCTGGAGTAACTACGGCTTGTCAGCGGACTTTTTGGGTGATTATTTTGCGGCCTTTTTTCCAGGAGATACTGTAGAAGATAGTCCCCTGAATCGACGGGAGACAGTCAAAGCAGCGGTCAGTTACATCGCCAATGAGTTACTGGAAAACGCTGTTAAATATAGTGATGAGGTAGCCAAGCGGCCTATTAGCATTTCCCTATATTTATATGAGGATAAAATTATTTTTCAGTCAATTAATCATACGTCTCCAGCGATCGCGGATAAATATTGCCGCTTTATTCAACAAGTCCTGACTTCTGATCTGGATGAGCTATACACTCAGCAATTAGAACAAACCGCCCTGGGCAGCGGAGAATCGAATATGGGATTGCTCACCATGATGAATGACTATGCCGCTCGATTTGGCTGGCAGTTTCAAACTTCTGATAGCATTCCAGATACGGTTCAGGTCAACGTTCTAGTTCATTTAGACATTTAA
- a CDS encoding slr1659 superfamily regulator produces MEIKTDDYSIWYEEAASTVYFRGFLRLDGMEEYQPVMDLLLSAVDKSPTLTLNLQDLEFLNSSGISMLSMFVVKVRDRGDVQLILQGSNKVLWQTKSLRNLQRLMPGLALELT; encoded by the coding sequence GTGGAAATTAAAACAGACGATTACAGCATTTGGTATGAGGAAGCTGCTTCTACAGTTTATTTTCGCGGCTTTTTGCGATTGGACGGTATGGAAGAATACCAACCTGTAATGGATCTGCTGCTCTCCGCTGTAGATAAATCCCCTACTTTGACCCTGAATCTTCAGGATCTGGAATTTCTCAACAGTTCTGGCATTAGTATGCTGTCGATGTTCGTTGTTAAAGTGCGCGATCGGGGCGATGTGCAACTGATCTTACAAGGGTCAAACAAAGTGCTATGGCAAACCAAATCCTTACGCAATTTACAACGCCTCATGCCTGGTCTGGCCCTGGAATTAACCTAA
- a CDS encoding glycosyltransferase family 2 protein yields MTLPSFSIVLETENLANADLEGLTYALASLVHQDLSPEQANEVILIDSGDAPPELLGQLCDRYPWIKVHAAAADTGYYKAKMLGAELATGEIIVYADSDCLYEPHWLRTILTTFAENPQIQIVAGETTTRGRGPYGTAMALVYIFPQFSGKTELTPTHQYFLNNVAFRRQFLLDHPIPAELPLYRGNCVVHGENLQREGHVIWLHPQARATHAPPSDLSHFFWRFLLIGHDYYWQKKLIPNPPSPISNPQDRDPTASSFTEKVKIFRDRMARLLHNNPRHALYFPFAIPIILVAALLIYVGYLITLVSPDYLVKTDDRILE; encoded by the coding sequence ATGACATTACCCAGTTTTTCGATTGTGTTGGAAACAGAAAATTTGGCCAATGCGGATCTGGAAGGATTAACGTATGCTTTGGCTTCCCTCGTGCATCAGGATCTTTCTCCTGAGCAAGCCAATGAGGTGATTTTGATTGACAGTGGCGATGCACCGCCAGAGTTGTTAGGGCAGTTGTGCGATCGCTATCCCTGGATCAAAGTCCATGCCGCTGCAGCCGACACAGGCTATTACAAAGCCAAGATGCTGGGAGCCGAATTAGCCACCGGGGAGATTATTGTCTATGCCGATTCCGATTGCCTTTACGAACCCCACTGGCTGCGGACGATTCTGACCACCTTTGCTGAAAACCCACAGATTCAAATCGTTGCTGGAGAAACGACGACCCGTGGACGTGGCCCCTATGGCACTGCAATGGCCCTGGTTTATATCTTTCCGCAGTTCTCGGGCAAAACGGAACTGACCCCCACCCACCAGTATTTTTTGAATAACGTCGCCTTCCGCCGCCAGTTTCTCCTGGATCATCCCATTCCCGCCGAGTTACCTCTCTATCGGGGCAATTGTGTGGTGCATGGAGAAAATCTCCAGCGTGAGGGACACGTCATCTGGCTCCATCCCCAAGCCCGTGCTACTCATGCCCCCCCCTCTGACCTCTCTCATTTCTTCTGGCGCTTTCTCCTGATTGGCCACGATTACTACTGGCAAAAAAAACTGATTCCTAACCCCCCATCCCCCATCTCCAATCCCCAGGACCGGGATCCCACAGCCTCTAGCTTTACTGAAAAGGTCAAGATTTTTCGCGATCGCATGGCCCGTTTACTGCACAACAATCCCCGTCATGCCCTCTATTTTCCGTTTGCCATCCCCATCATTCTGGTGGCTGCCTTACTCATTTATGTAGGGTATCTCATTACCCTCGTTAGCCCAGATTATTTGGTGAAAACGGACGATCGCATCCTTGAGTAG
- a CDS encoding B12-binding domain-containing radical SAM protein, with translation MTATLPPVEQSLLPNAVVKPEWRSQRTPYLPRNQRKILCIFPKYSRSFGTFHHAYPLMRGVKAFMPPQGILVAAAYLPEAWEVRFVDENIRPATKKDYQWADVVITSGMHIQRPQINRINDLAHQCGKITVIGGPSVSGCPEYYPDFDLLHIGELGDAMDKLIEYLDNHPDRPSHQIRFETRDRLPLEKFPIPAYHLLNLNQYFIANVQFSSGCPYHCEFCDIPELYGRNPRLKTPQQVLAELDAMLESGNPGAVYFVDDNFVGNRRAVAELLPHLIAWQKANGYPVQFACEATLNIAQSPKLLEMMREAYFGTVFCGIETPEPEALKSIAKDQNLSLPILDAIKTLNSYGLEVVSGIILGLDTDTPETGDRILEFIRLSNIPMLTINLLYALPKTPLWRRLEAEGRLNFEEGRESNVEFLMPYDEVVAMWQRTITQAYEPEFLFQRFAHQCEHTYPNRIKPPKSPARVNKENVRRGLTMMTKLLLHAGVFSSYRRTFWKMAKPEIKKGKIERLLSVGLVAHHLIEFTKECAKGQESASFYSQRVRKQ, from the coding sequence ATGACGGCCACCCTACCCCCCGTTGAACAGTCGTTATTGCCCAATGCAGTTGTGAAGCCGGAGTGGCGATCGCAGCGCACGCCCTACCTTCCCCGCAACCAACGTAAAATTCTCTGCATCTTTCCCAAATACAGCCGCTCCTTTGGCACCTTTCATCATGCCTATCCCTTGATGCGGGGAGTGAAAGCCTTTATGCCACCGCAAGGGATTCTCGTTGCAGCCGCCTACCTACCCGAAGCCTGGGAAGTCCGGTTTGTGGATGAGAATATTCGGCCTGCAACAAAGAAAGATTACCAGTGGGCCGATGTAGTGATTACCAGTGGGATGCATATCCAGCGTCCGCAGATCAATCGGATTAATGACCTGGCCCACCAATGCGGAAAGATCACAGTTATCGGTGGCCCATCAGTGTCCGGCTGTCCAGAGTACTATCCCGACTTTGACCTGTTGCACATTGGTGAGTTGGGCGATGCAATGGATAAGCTGATTGAGTATTTGGATAACCATCCCGATCGCCCCTCGCACCAAATCCGGTTTGAAACCCGCGATCGTCTGCCGCTAGAGAAATTTCCCATTCCCGCTTATCACCTGTTGAATCTGAATCAGTACTTTATCGCCAATGTGCAGTTTTCCAGTGGGTGTCCCTATCACTGCGAATTTTGTGACATTCCGGAACTGTATGGCCGGAATCCCCGCTTAAAAACGCCGCAACAGGTACTGGCTGAACTGGATGCCATGCTGGAATCGGGCAACCCCGGTGCTGTCTACTTTGTGGACGATAACTTTGTTGGTAATCGACGGGCCGTGGCTGAGTTATTGCCGCATCTGATTGCATGGCAGAAGGCGAATGGCTATCCGGTGCAGTTTGCCTGCGAAGCCACGCTGAATATTGCGCAGAGTCCCAAGTTACTGGAAATGATGCGGGAAGCTTATTTCGGTACGGTCTTCTGTGGCATTGAAACACCGGAGCCGGAAGCCCTCAAGTCTATTGCTAAGGATCAAAATTTAAGCCTGCCGATCCTGGATGCGATCAAAACCCTGAACAGTTACGGACTGGAAGTGGTTTCTGGGATTATTCTGGGACTGGATACGGATACCCCAGAGACGGGCGATCGTATCCTGGAGTTCATTCGCCTCTCCAACATTCCTATGCTCACCATCAATCTGCTCTACGCCTTGCCCAAAACTCCCCTCTGGCGCAGGTTAGAAGCCGAAGGACGACTCAACTTTGAGGAAGGGCGGGAATCCAACGTGGAATTTCTCATGCCCTACGACGAGGTAGTAGCGATGTGGCAGCGCACGATTACCCAGGCTTATGAACCTGAATTTTTGTTTCAGCGCTTTGCCCACCAGTGCGAACATACCTATCCCAACCGGATTAAACCACCCAAAAGTCCGGCCCGTGTAAATAAGGAAAATGTCCGACGCGGTCTCACAATGATGACCAAACTGTTGCTTCATGCTGGGGTATTCAGCAGCTATCGTCGTACTTTTTGGAAGATGGCCAAACCTGAAATCAAGAAAGGCAAAATTGAACGCCTCCTGAGCGTGGGACTGGTGGCCCATCATTTAATCGAATTCACCAAAGAATGTGCCAAAGGACAGGAATCCGCATCATTCTATTCTCAACGAGTGAGGAAACAATGA
- a CDS encoding Rpn family recombination-promoting nuclease/putative transposase: MRRDSIFYKLFQHSPALVFELLPDPPTNAANYRFDSVAVKEPTFEIDGVFLPPETDGTGTIYFCEVQFQRDSQLYERLFAELFLYFYRNRQQFFDWQAIVIYPSRQVEQGSTAPYQILIESSKVHRVYLNELGEIQPLPLGIATMMLTIADEETAPAKARSLLERAKVETQTPEENRAIIDIITTIMVYKFTQLTRREVEQMLDIRLQDTRVYQEAKQEGREEGREEGREEGREEGREEEARSLILRLLTRRLGELPASATAQISTLSLPQLEALGEALLDFATLDELARWLQAL, encoded by the coding sequence GTGAGGCGCGACTCCATCTTCTATAAACTGTTTCAGCACTCCCCTGCATTAGTCTTTGAACTGCTTCCTGATCCACCCACTAATGCCGCAAACTATCGGTTTGATTCCGTGGCCGTCAAAGAACCCACTTTTGAGATCGACGGAGTTTTTCTCCCACCTGAAACCGATGGCACAGGAACGATTTATTTCTGTGAGGTACAGTTTCAGAGAGACAGCCAGCTTTACGAACGCTTATTTGCTGAACTGTTTTTGTACTTCTACCGCAATCGCCAACAGTTTTTCGACTGGCAGGCGATCGTCATCTATCCCTCGCGCCAAGTAGAACAAGGAAGTACCGCTCCCTATCAAATATTGATAGAAAGCAGCAAAGTTCACCGAGTTTACCTGAACGAATTAGGAGAAATTCAACCATTGCCTTTGGGGATTGCCACCATGATGTTAACCATCGCTGATGAGGAGACAGCACCCGCAAAAGCGCGATCGTTGCTGGAACGGGCAAAGGTAGAAACCCAAACCCCAGAGGAAAACCGTGCCATCATAGACATAATCACCACCATCATGGTCTACAAATTCACTCAGTTAACCCGCAGAGAGGTGGAGCAGATGTTAGATATCCGCTTGCAAGACACCCGCGTGTATCAAGAAGCAAAACAGGAAGGACGAGAAGAAGGACGAGAAGAAGGACGAGAAGAAGGACGAGAAGAAGGACGAGAAGAAGAGGCACGATCGCTGATCCTCCGTCTCTTAACCCGCCGTCTGGGCGAACTGCCCGCTTCAGCCACTGCCCAAATCAGCACTCTATCCTTGCCCCAGTTAGAAGCGTTGGGAGAAGCGTTGTTAGACTTTGCCACGTTAGACGAGTTAGCGCGCTGGTTGCAGGCTCTTTAA
- a CDS encoding cyclic peptide export ABC transporter, whose product MNLITFLLRSSWQMVTIAIITGFLSGASSASLIALISRGISQGLTHSLDTLAIAFGGLAFVALTSSIISQVLLIRLAQRAIFQLRLSLSRQILATELVHLEQLGSARLLATLTDDVQAVADAVRLVPFLCIDMAIVAGCLAYIVWLSWKVFLLVCLLTVIALGSCEWLLKRGQQWIARAREEQDSLFKHFRTVTDGTKELKLHYRRRQAFLKEDLQRSAAAYRSYNTRGLTLFAMTSSWGKLIFFFAIGFVLFALPKLMTIKPQTLAGYVVTFTYLMLPMDNLVNSLPVLGRAGVALKKIQSLGISLANRVESTSTTDPMRQQWTDLQLKGVTHTYHVEHEDSAFTVGPIDLTLRPGQLIFIVGGNGSGKSTLAKLILGLYIPESGEIWFDGEQIDDHNREWYRQHFAVVFSDFFLFDRLLGLDHSDLDAEAEAYLQRLQLAHKVTVHQGHLSTTALSQGQRKRLTLLTAYLEQRPIFLFDEWAADQDPVFKDVFYTELLPQLRDQGRTILCISHDDRYFYLADRIIKLDYGQIEYDKEREVQVLPSD is encoded by the coding sequence ATGAACTTAATCACGTTTTTGCTGCGATCGTCCTGGCAAATGGTGACGATCGCAATTATCACTGGTTTTTTAAGTGGAGCCAGTAGTGCCAGTTTGATTGCGCTGATTAGCCGTGGAATCAGTCAGGGCTTAACCCACTCCCTCGATACCCTGGCGATCGCCTTTGGGGGGTTGGCCTTTGTTGCTCTCACCTCCAGCATCATTTCCCAGGTACTGCTGATCCGGCTGGCTCAACGGGCGATTTTTCAACTGCGGCTCAGTCTCAGTCGTCAGATTCTAGCCACGGAACTGGTGCATCTGGAACAACTCGGCAGTGCGAGACTCCTGGCGACCCTGACGGATGATGTACAGGCCGTGGCAGATGCTGTGCGGCTGGTGCCGTTCCTGTGCATTGATATGGCGATCGTGGCGGGATGTCTGGCCTATATCGTGTGGCTGTCCTGGAAAGTGTTTCTCTTAGTCTGTTTGCTGACGGTGATCGCGCTGGGAAGTTGCGAGTGGTTGCTGAAACGGGGCCAGCAGTGGATAGCCAGGGCACGGGAAGAGCAAGACTCTCTGTTTAAACACTTCCGTACCGTAACGGACGGCACCAAAGAATTAAAACTGCACTACCGCCGACGGCAAGCATTTCTCAAGGAGGATCTGCAACGGTCTGCTGCCGCCTACCGGAGTTACAACACCCGTGGTCTGACTCTGTTTGCTATGACCTCCAGTTGGGGCAAGTTGATCTTTTTCTTTGCAATCGGCTTTGTGCTGTTTGCCCTGCCTAAGCTGATGACCATCAAGCCGCAAACGCTGGCCGGGTATGTCGTCACCTTTACCTACCTGATGCTGCCGATGGACAATCTGGTCAACTCCTTACCGGTGCTGGGGCGGGCTGGGGTGGCACTGAAGAAAATTCAGTCGCTGGGCATTTCTTTAGCGAACCGGGTAGAATCTACCTCCACCACAGATCCCATGCGCCAACAGTGGACAGACCTGCAGCTGAAAGGCGTGACGCATACCTACCACGTAGAACACGAAGACTCTGCGTTTACCGTCGGCCCGATCGATCTCACTCTGCGTCCCGGTCAACTGATCTTCATTGTCGGCGGTAATGGGAGTGGCAAATCTACCCTGGCGAAGCTGATTTTGGGCCTGTATATTCCCGAATCAGGAGAGATCTGGTTTGACGGGGAGCAGATTGATGATCACAACCGGGAGTGGTATCGGCAGCATTTTGCCGTCGTCTTTTCAGATTTCTTTCTGTTCGATCGGCTACTGGGTCTGGATCATTCTGACCTGGATGCGGAAGCAGAAGCCTATCTCCAGCGGTTACAACTGGCTCACAAAGTCACCGTCCATCAGGGCCATCTTTCCACGACAGCTCTGTCCCAGGGACAACGGAAACGCCTTACCCTGCTGACCGCCTACCTGGAACAACGCCCCATTTTCCTGTTTGACGAATGGGCTGCTGACCAGGATCCGGTCTTCAAAGATGTGTTCTACACCGAACTGCTGCCCCAACTGCGAGATCAAGGCCGCACCATTCTCTGCATCAGCCATGACGATCGCTATTTCTACCTCGCCGATCGCATCATCAAACTCGACTATGGCCAGATTGAATACGACAAAGAACGGGAGGTGCAAGTACTTCCATCTGACTAA